The Daucus carota subsp. sativus chromosome 9, DH1 v3.0, whole genome shotgun sequence genome window below encodes:
- the LOC135149250 gene encoding 3-ketoacyl-CoA thiolase 2, peroxisomal-like, giving the protein MSSYLEKDQLHLTYGIGVGLESMTINSMRWDGTVNSRVAQNCLLPMAVASRDGVTRLDQDQAAVDLHKKASAAAAAALGRFKDEIVHVHTKIVDIKNRDEKPVTISVDDVIRANIDVADLGN; this is encoded by the exons ATGTCATCATATTTAGAGAAGGATCAATTACACTTAACATACG GGATTGGTGTTGGGTTAGAATCCATGACAATAAACTCCATGCGTTGGGATGGAACAGTCAATTCAAGG GTGGCGCAAAACTGTCTTCTACCAATGGCTGTTGCAAGTCGTGATGGAGTTACAAGATTGGATCAGGATCAAGCTGCA GTTGATTTACACAAGAAGGCTTCGgcggctgctgctgctgctttaGGAAGGTTTAAGGATGAGATAGTACATGTACACACCAAA ATCGTGGACATAAAAAATAGGGATGAAAAACCTGTTACAATCTCTGTGGATGATGTGATTCGGGCAAACATAGATGTGGCAGATCTTGGGAACTAA